One genomic window of Salvia miltiorrhiza cultivar Shanhuang (shh) chromosome 4, IMPLAD_Smil_shh, whole genome shotgun sequence includes the following:
- the LOC131020504 gene encoding LOW QUALITY PROTEIN: uncharacterized protein LOC131020504 (The sequence of the model RefSeq protein was modified relative to this genomic sequence to represent the inferred CDS: deleted 1 base in 1 codon): MGNSGSSSANPRYSAAARGFTQKGLEDLRSLHASLAAQSESIGEYVSPDVFKAYIGIDGPLGDRIFNLVSQKRKDQKLTFEDLVIAKGTYEKGTKQEIEEFIYQILDVSDDGIVGRSDLEVVLTSMFNNLFHEDGSELKQIEAFINAANLTSDSMSFEDFQKWCAHVPAVRKYLGCLLMPSDSGSRVPKLLIPDNIDRGQILLTKEYAWHIGGALSQPDLEEWKLLYHSGIHGQSFNTFLGHMIKAPTLLVIKDKEGCIYGGYASQPWERHSDFYGDMKSFLFQLYPKAAIFRPTGANHNLQWFAVGFSSETIPNGIGFGGKTNHLGLFISANFDQGHTFECTTFGSPSLSKATRIYPETIECWGVVPEAGEDRPDALQGTVLERFKEDRHMLNMVGIANSSS, encoded by the exons ATGGGCAACTCCGGATCATCCTCCGCCAATCCCCGTTACTCCGCCGCCGCCAG AGGTTTTACTCAGAAGGGATTGGAAGATTTGAGATCGCTCCACGCATCGCTTGCAGCTCAGTCTGAAAGTATTGGGGAATACGTTTCTCCTGATGTTTTCAAG GCGTATATTGGAATCGATGGGCCTTTGGGGGATAGGATTTTCAATTTGGTGTCGCAGAAACGGAAGGATCAAAAGCTTACTTTTGAAGACCTCGTTATTGCTAAG GGGACGTATGAGAAGGGGACTAAGCAGGAGATTGAAGAGTTCATTTACCAAATACTAGATGTATCAGATGATGGTATAGTTGGAAG ATCTGATCTTGAAGTTGTCTTAACTTCAATGTTTAATAACctgtttcatgaagatggcTCTGAGCTTAAGCAAATTGAGGCTTTCATCAATGCTGCAAATCTTACTAGTGATAGCATGTCCTTTGAAGATTTCCAGAAATGGTGTGCCCATGTTCCAGCGGTTAGGAAATATCTGGGTTGTTTGTTAATGCCGTCTGATTCAG GTTCTCGAGTACCGAAATTACTTATTCCAGACAATATTGATCGTGGTCAAATCTTGTTAACAAAGGAATATGCTTGGCATATTGGTGGAGCACTCTCCCAACCTGATCTGGAGGAGTGGAAACTTCTATATCACAGTGGTATTCATGGACAAAGCTTCAACACGTTTTTGGGCCATATGAT AAAAGCACCCACACTATTGGTCATCAAAGATAAAGAAGGTTGCATCTATGGAGGCTATGCTTCTCAGCCATGGGAAAGACATTCTGACTTCTATGGGGATATGAAATCTTTTCTCTTTCAGTTATACCCCAAAGCAGCAATTTTCCGACCAACTGGAGCGAACCATAATTTACAATGG TTTGCTGTAGGTTTCAGTTCAGAGACCATTCCTAATGGCATTGGTTTTGGAGGCAAAACAAACCATCTCGGATTGTTCATATCAGCAAATTTTGATCAGGGCCACACCTTCGAGTGCACTACATTTGGCAGCCCATCCTTGTCCAAAGCCACCCGAATATATCCTGAGACAATCGAATGCTGGGGC GTAGTTCCGGAAGCAGGAGAAGATAGGCCCGATGCTCTTCAAGGCACAGTGCTCGAAAGGTTTAAGGAGGATCGCCATATGCTTAATATGGTCGGGATTGCAAATTCAAGCTCATAG
- the LOC131020506 gene encoding serine/threonine protein phosphatase 2A 57 kDa regulatory subunit B' beta isoform has product MYMHTYAEMLHRIIKRGHRKVAKSDVDFAHPPPGRSSGTDLVVCHASRGVALPNLPQQPQMPAAAAPERSPLGTIENLPTFRDAVAVDRQDLFLRKLKICCVQFDFSDTLKMAKEKDIKRQTLIELVEFIQSGSSKITETNQGELVKMISTNIFRCLPPASHESTGCENAEAEEENPFFDPSWPHLHLVYELLLRYVVASDTDTKTAKRYIDHFFVMKLLDLFDSDDPRERECVKTILHRIYGKFMVHRPFIRKAINNIFYRFMYEAGRQNGIAELLEILGSIINGFALPMKEEHKVFLARVLIPLHKPKVLGTYHSQLSYCVTQFVDKDYRLADTIIMGLLKYWPVIDSQKEVLFVGELEEVLDGTNAVEFQRCMVPLFRQIARCINSPQFQVAERALFLWNNDHIVELIAQNRSVILPILFDALQKNTQYHWNQTVHSLSLNVRKTFMEMDGDLFEECRKQYKERKAKCRELEEQRELTWQRLAAAAAAAAEC; this is encoded by the exons ATGTATATGCATACATACGCCGAGATGTTGCACAGGATAATCAAGAGAGGCCACCGCAAGGTGGCGAAATCCGATGTTGATTTTGCCCATCCGCCACCGGGGCGGAGCTCCGGCACCGACCTCGTCGTGTGCCACGCCTCCCGCGGCGTCGCGCTGCCAAATTTACCCCAGCAGCCGCAAATGCCTGCTGCCGCTGCGCCGGAGCGGTCGCCTCTCGGCACAATTGAAAATCTACCGACGTTTCGAGATGCTGTGGCTGTGGATCGTCAGGATTTGTTTCTGCGGAAGCTGAAGATATGCTGTGTGCAATTTGATTTCTCCGACACTCTGAAAATGGCGAAGGAGAAGGATATTAAGCGGCAGACTTTGATTGAGCTCGTGGAATTTATTCAATCCGGTTCTAGCAAAATCACGGAGACAAATCAAGGAGAATTGGTTAAGATGATTTCGACCAACATTTTCCGTTGCCTGCCCCCTGCCTCCCACGAAAGCACAGGTTGTGAGAATGCCGAGGCCGAAGAGGAGAATCCCTTTTTCGATCCTTCTTGGCCGCATCTGCATCTCGTTTATGAACTGCTATTGCGGTATGTGGTCGCATCGGATACAGATACGAAGACTGCCAAGCGCTACATCGATCATTTCTTTGTTATGAAGTTGCTTGATTTGTTTGATTCCGATGATCCGAGGGAGAGGGAGTGTGTGAAGACTATTCTGCATAGGATATATGGGAAGTTTATGGTTCATAGGCCATTTATTAGGAAGGCGATAAACAATATATTCTATAGATTCATGTATGAGGCAGGAAGGCAGAATGGGATCGCGGAGCTGCTAGAGATACTTGGGAGCATCATCAATGGTTTTGCATTGCCAATGAAGGAGGAGCACAAGGTGTTTCTTGCACGAGTTTTGATACCGCTCCATAAACCGAAGGTGCTAGGGACGTATCACAGCCAGCTATCGTATTGTGTTACACAGTTCGTGGATAAGGATTACAGATTGGCGGATACCATTATTATGGGCCTATTGAAGTATTGGCCGGTCATCGATTCGCAAAAGGAGGTTCTTTTTGTTGGGGAACTTGAGGAAGTGTTGGATGGGACGAACGCCGTGGAGTTTCAACGCTGCATGGTTCCTCTGTTCAGACAGATTGCTCGTTGCATCAATAGCCCTCAGTTTCAG GTTGCAGAACGAGCTCTTTTCCTATGGAACAATGACCACATTGTGGAACTGATTGCCCAGAATCGAAGTGTTATCTTGCCAATCCTTTTTGATGCTTTGCAGAAGAATACGCAGTATCATTGGAACCAGACGGTACACAGCTTAAGTCTTAATGTTCGGAAAACATTCATGGAGATGGATGGCGATCTATTTGAAGAGTGCCGGAAGCAGTACAAGGAGAGGAAAGCCAAGTGCAGAGAGCTGGAGGAACAACGAGAACTAACATGGCAACGACTagcagcagcagctgctgctgctgctgagtGCTGA
- the LOC131020507 gene encoding ACT domain-containing protein ACR10-like, translating to MGIVYEIAVMIRQSEREEEPSVITVNCPDKTGLGCDLCRIILFFGLTVVRIDVSTDGKWCYIVFWVEGKSSTRWGLLKNRLMGVCPSFLLANGISYDGPEMRPPKPPNVYLLKFCCYDRRGLLHDVTGVLCELELTIKRVKVSTTPDGKVMDLFFITDSRELLHTEKRKEDTCDHLKAVFGEGAISCEIERVGPEITSSSQGPSFFSDGITEDMFNVEMLNQNEDDPIAFKCPSITMDNMLSPSHTLVQIVCQDHKGLLYDVMRTLKDCDIQVSYGRLARKGNAECELDLFIMQADDGKKIVDPSRRNSLSNRLQVELSRPLRLALISRGPDTELLVANPIELSGKGRPMVFHDITLALKMLNRPIFSAEIARHGIGDREWEIYRVLLEGESGSASKKEIEETVWRMHMSWE from the exons ATGGGGATAGTGTACGAGATCGCTGTGATGATTAGGCAGTCGGAGAGAGAAGAGGAGCCTAGTGTTATAACCGTGAATTGTCCGGACAAGACTGGTCTAGGCTGTGATCTTTGCCGCATAATTCTCTTTTTTGGACTCACTGTTGTTAGAATCG ATGTATCAACCGATGGGAAATGGTGCTACATAGTGTTTTGGGTGGAGGGGAAATCGAGCACGCGATGGGGATTGCTGAAGAACAGATTGATGGGGGTTTGCCCTTCTTTTCTGTTGGCTAATGGGATTTCATATGATGGGCCCGAGATGCGCCCCCCGAAGCCCCCCAACGTGTACCTCTTGAAGTTCTGTTGCTATGACAGAAGGGGCCTTCTGCATG ATGTAACGGGGGTTCTTTGTGAGCTCGAGCTTACGATAAAGAGAGTGAAGGTGTCGACAACTCCAGATGGAAAAGTCATGGACCTCTTCTTCATAACTGACTCGAG GGAGCTTTTGCATACAGAGAAGAGAAAGGAGGACACATGTGACCATTTAAAAGCTGTTTTCGGGGAAGGAGCCATCAGCTGCGAAATAGAAAGGGTGGGGCCCGAAATCACGTCGTCTTCTCAAGGACCCTCGTTTTTTTCAGATGGAATTACTGAGGACATGTTTAACGTAGAGATGCTGAATCAAAACGAAGATGACCCCATCGCCTTTAAATGTCCCTCAATCACGATGGATAACATGCTGAGTCCCTCTCACACACTAGTCCAAATTGTTTGCCAGGACCACAAAGGTCTTTTGTACGATGTTATGAGAACGTTGAAGGACTGCGACATCCAA GTTTCCTATGGACGCCTGGCAAGGAAAGGGAACGCTGAGTGTGAGCTCGACTTGTTTATCATGCAAGCAGATGATGGTAAGAAGATAGTTGACCCCAGCAGACGGAATTCGTTGAGCAATCGTCTTCAGGTGGAGCTAAGCCGTCCGCTAAGATTAGCATTGATCAGCCGTGGCCCTGACACTGAATTGCTCGTTGCAAATCCCATCGAGTTATCTGGAAAGGGTCGTCCCATGGTTTTCCACGACATAACTCTCGCTCTCAAGATGCTAAACAGACCAATCTTTTCG GCTGAAATCGCAAGGCATGGCATCGGTGATCGTGAGTGGGAAATTTACAGAGTTCTACTCGAAGGGGAAAGTGGCTCTGCTTCAAAGAAAGAGATAGAGGAGACGGTGTGGAGAATGCATATGAGTTGGGAGTAA